The Rhododendron vialii isolate Sample 1 chromosome 1a, ASM3025357v1 region GTCAATAATACGCTTAATCAGCTTTTTGGCACCCGATGAAAACCATGATGGACATGAGAAATCAGCCTTGTGGATCTGAAAACAAGTCGGTTCAATACATGATGTTCTCAATATATTTCAAAGCTATAGCATATAGAAAGCAGAGTTCTAGATACCCACTTTTCTGTATAAAGCCATGAGGTTCGGCTCATCAAAAGGCAAGTATCCAGCCATAAGTACAAACAGAATGACCCCACAAGACCATATATCAGCTGCTGTACCATCATAACCTTTGTCAGTGAGCACCtacaaggaaaaattattgcaaatgcaagaaatagataaggaaaagaaaagaaaaacaaatcagCAATTTTCCGAAATCAATTCCCATAAAACCATAAAGTCGATACCTCGGGAGCAACATAATTTGGAGTTCCACAGGCCGTGTGAAGCAGTCCATCATCCTAAAGAAATAATAGTAAGGTTTTTTCTTCATCAGGTGTAATGCCCATAGGTGAATCTATGAGTAACAGAATTTCCCGTAACAGAGAGAAAGTAACAAGTCCACAAAAGTAAGATATCCAAACAAGCACGCAGCCAAAAACAAGTACACACCGCAAACCAATCTTAAGACACAACCTCATAGTAACAAATCTTAACCAAAGAAAGGGTACTTGAGTGAACAGCAAtccaaagaattttttttatcagagaaagcaaaatcatatgtcatgaatataaaaataagaaatcagTGCACAGTACACAATAAGAAAAGAGGTATTATGTTTAGGCCAATCCTTGAGAAGGTGATCTCATATTTTTAGGCCAATCCTTGGGAAGGTGATTGCATATGTTTAGGCCAATCCTTGAGAAGGTTAACCAATCCAGTGCGTTAGACCATTTTGACTGGATTGTTGAGGTCATATAACCAGACCTAAGCTGCATGGACTCTTGCAAGTAGACATTTGGTATCCCTAACAAGTTGGAATTCCaagattggacaaataaattgggatggagggagtaattcaAGTAAACCATAAATGCAGCAAACACAATATTCTGCATGAATACTCTATAGCACCTTGTAAGCACCATTTACCCTAGAATACAATAAACACATTTTGAAACCTGAATATTTTATTGTAGCAAACACAATATTCGATGAATGATGAATCTGAGCATCGAGTGTGGCAAAAATTATGGAATACCAAACGTTATGAAGCCTAGGGGACATGTTATAGGAACTTCCTATAAGCCTATTTATCCATCAAGAAAACTCTAATACTTCCATAACAATGCATCAAATTCTTAGAGAAATGGTCACTATTTTTACAGAATGCTACTACCAAGAATAtgtcaaaacacaaaaacaaacagCCTCCTTTGTTTCGGGAACGGCAACGAGCAAATGGAGGAAGATGATTGtgaaacagaaaacaagaaaagcaaGAAATGAAGAAGCCACCAAAGGCCAAAGAAAAACTAATGGGCAAgtatttcaactaaaaaatTCCACAAGGCCAAGACGAATTTGCTTGAAAGTAGCTTCCATACTGCAACACCGGCTCGTTGCCACTTTTGAACATTTTTACTAATCAGTGATTAAGACCCAGCTGCACCTATCTCATTTGGACCAGGGTAGTCGCAACGTTACATAATACTTACCCGTACTTGCTGAGAAAATGCACTCAATCCGAAGTCTGAGACTTTAAGAACACCAAATGAATCCAGAAGCAGATTCTCCGGCTGCAAAAGTAGCAGAGTAATGCACATATCATTAGTCATGGTTAAATAGATTGCCCAAAAAGCAAATTGCGATTCTACTAAAAGTCCTTATTTAGGTAGAATAAACCcattaacccaaaaatatgTAAGAAAGTTTGCCAAACCTTCAAGTCTCTATGGTACACGCCTCTACTGTGGCAATAGTCCACAGCGTTAATGAGCTGTTGGAAGTATCTCCTAGCTTCATCTTCTTTTAGTCTTCCTTGTTTGGCCTAGTACAAAATAGCATGAATAAGTAGTGAATGTTACCTTAAAAACTAGAATACTGAACACCAAATATGGTTTACATAAATGCATAGAACACATTATGAAAGACTCAAAAGTAGCATGACGTGAACAATGTTTACTTACTATTTTGTCAAAAAGCTCGCCCCCATCAACATACTCAAGCACAATGTAGATCTTTGTCCTGCTTGCCAAAACCTATTTGTAAGGCCGGAAATCAAAAGAATTAAGGTAACATGTCAAGCATGAGTAACTAAAACCATAAGGGGATAAGAGAGAATAGAAAGATGGGATCGAATGCAAGCTGATGATTAAgcttataatgaaaatgaaagaaaagattaagcTGATGATTAATCTCGAAGAAACGCAAACCAATGATTAAAATTCATGCAAATCAGTAAAAAAACGAATAAAAGATTAAGCTGATGATTAAACTTGAAGAAACGCAAGCCAATGATTAAAATTAATGCATATTAATGCTTTTCTTTTACCTGTTTGTTCTTTCCCAAGACAGAGTAAGCTCTCTATCCTGATTACCTAAAACTAAAAAAGAGATGCAAACTGAAAACAAAAGGATTCGACTTTTACTTAGTCTCAAGATCTCAGCTTTACTATTTTCATGATCCTTGTGGTACAGGAAAAGCATAATCGAGATCACATTCCGCAGTGAAAGCTGTGATCCATCAAGAAAACTTTGCTTTATAAGTGCTagaaatatttgaataaaatcaaattcatcGGTACCTCGAAGAGTTTCAATACATTGGGATGCTTGATCAACTTCATTGTCGATATTTCTCTTTTaatctgaaaataaaatgaaaagccaacgtcataatttacaaaaactaaacaaaacatATCGCAAGATTCTTATTCATAGTTAAACCAAAGACAGACTTTCCATACATAGGTATGCGGAcaaccataaaataaaaatgacgTCATCAACACTAGATACACGAGTTTGTAGAAAAGAATATGAGCGCTTAAAAGTAGTCCGCTATCAACAAAGCCTTTCCACTCCACAATaacagaaatgaaaaaacaagTCCCAGAGGTTAGTCCCTGGATTTGCTCAAAAACACAATTGACCAGTGCTAAATTCTTGTGTGACCAGTGTTCAATTCTTGTGTCAGGCCGCAAGAAAGTATTCCCCCGTTCAAAAATGATAGTCTTCTATAAAAAGACGTGcaatttttggatgaaaaaataaattacttccgttcataattttttgaattgttcataccaaattaaaagactaattgagatatttaatttggtgtgaagaaactcgaaaaattatgtacgggaagtattttattttttcatccgAAAATTTGACGTCTTTTCATAACGGATcaaaattgggacggaggagtAATTTCTTGTAAATTCTCTAGCCTCGTCATGAATGACCTGCTTTTAACCGGACCGGAAATGGGGTCAATTGAGGTGCACGGAAGGTGGGCCGGACAATCTGAccgtttaacaaaaaaaagaacatcagaaaaaaaaccatttgttaaTAACAAGGAGAGCTGGAGAGGTTTATTTGACGGAACTATCCCCACCAGATACGATCTGTCCATGTTTAAATAATAATCGAATAAATAATGTCAGACTTGTTGTGGTCTTGTATATCCGTAGGAATATTTAGGAATATTTAGGCTCTGTTTAGAACTCagataaaagaaaggaaaattaaaaaaaaaaaactcctattgtttggttttggttggaagagaaagagggaagaaaataaagattttaagtttaataaatactaaattttccttcttatttttcttttatttttcctttttttttttattttcctttcatttcttttcctttccatagGTTCCATGGGTTAGAAACAGAGCCTTAATCCGGATTATGAACATTTTAACCAAATACTTAACATTTATGCAATTAACTTTGGATGTATAGTTCAAAACGATAACGATGCCCATATCAGGTCCTGTATGCGGGGGGTACCTGCTCGACCATCTTGTGACGGAGGACGCGAACACGGTCGATGATCTTGATGGCGACGCTGTCACCGCTCTCGAGGTTCTTAGCGAACTTGACCTTGGCAAAGCTACCCTCCCCCAGCGTTTTCCCCATCTCATACTTCCCCACCCGAGTTCGAGTCCCCGATGCCGCCATGCtccgtcctctctctctctctctctctctctctctctctcttggttggTCTCAATCTGTTTATGAGAACAACAACAAAACTTTCATATATACAGATACAATCAATGCATGCGTACGTACGTATCTGTACACAATTATTGAGGGTAGGCAGAGGTAGAGGAGAGAAAGGAGAaggatgatggtggtggtggtggggctgTGGAAACCAAAGGgataattctttcttttctctcttggAGGGTACGGTATGGTAATGGTGTGCGTGGGACCCAGAACACGATGCGGAGTCCGAGGGCTTTGTGCGCCATCCAATTGAAACAGTTCCTTTCCGTGGCTACGCTTCTCTCGCCCCTGGCTAATTTCGGTTGCCTAATGTGCCCTGGATTGTTGACATTTATTAACAGCTTAGCCTACACAAAGTGACCGAATTGCCCTTAACTATAAAGGTACTAGTGAAATATGAGGCTTAAGTCTCCTGAAAATGGTAAAGTATTTAAGCTAAAAGGGTTTATCT contains the following coding sequences:
- the LOC131307529 gene encoding CBL-interacting serine/threonine-protein kinase 9, with product MAASGTRTRVGKYEMGKTLGEGSFAKVKFAKNLESGDSVAIKIIDRVRVLRHKMVEQIKREISTMKLIKHPNVLKLFEVLASRTKIYIVLEYVDGGELFDKIAKQGRLKEDEARRYFQQLINAVDYCHSRGVYHRDLKPENLLLDSFGVLKVSDFGLSAFSQQVRDDGLLHTACGTPNYVAPEVLTDKGYDGTAADIWSCGVILFVLMAGYLPFDEPNLMALYRKIHKADFSCPSWFSSGAKKLIKRIIDPNPLTRITIAEILENDWFKKGYKPPHFEQGEDVNLDDVDAVFNDSEEHLVTERKEKPVSMNAFEFISRSQGFNLESLFEKQMGLVKRETRFTSKSPANEIMSKIEETAKPLGFNVHKRNYKMKLQGDKTGRKGHLSVATEVFEVAPSLHMVELRKTGGDTLEFHKFYKSFSSGLQDIVWTPESIPEETRS